A window of Stutzerimonas stutzeri genomic DNA:
GAGCGCGGCGATGTTTCCACAGACAAGTCGCCAGACCCGCGCCGAGAATCGGCAGCAGTACCGGCCAGAGCGGCGCATGCAGGATCAGAAATTCGGTCACAGGCGATCCTTAGTTGCCGGGAATGGCGAACCCAGGCGCTCGGCTGCATCGATATCGCGCGTATCGACGCTGCCCACGCTGCGGTAGGTCTGCAATGCCAGGGCGGCAAAGAAGGCGGTCAGCGAAAAGCCAATGACGATTGCGGTGAGCACCAGTGCCTGAGGCAGCGGGTTGGCGGCATCGGCTGCCAAGCTAGTCTCGCCTGCACGGATCACTGCCGGTGCGTTCGAAACGATCCGTCCGGACAGGAATATGACCAGATTGATCGCCGCCGAGAGCATGGTCACGCCCAGCAGGATCCGCACGATATGGCGGGACAGGATGAGGTACAGGCTGCAGCCAGCAACGATGGCGATAGCGAATGCAAAGAGCAGATGCATGTCAGAGGCCCTCGTAAAAACGCAGGATCAGAGAAAGGATGCCGCCCAGCACGACCAGGTAGACGCCAATATCGAACAGCAAGGTGGTACCGATATGAACGCTGCCGAGAATCGCCCACTGGTGAGCGAGGAACGAGTCGTCCAGCCAGAGGCCAGGCAGCCCGCCAAGCAGCGCGGCGAGGATGCCGAAGCCGATCACCGTCATCGGCTCGAAGCGCAGCGTGGCGCGGGCCACGTCCACGCCGCGGGCAAGCGCGAGTGTGGCGAACCCGGCTGCGGCGATCAGGCCACCAACGAAACCGCCACCCGGCTCGTTGTGACCGCGGTAGAGCACGTACACCGAGACGATCAGCATCAGGCAGAAGAGGATCCGCGAGAAGGCGGCGAAGATCAGCGAATTCATGGCGTGGTCCTCCTGCGCGGCAGCGCCCGTAGAAGCCCCCACACACTCATCGCGGCGAAGGCCACCACCACCACCTCGCCCAGGGTGTCGATGGCGCGGTAGTCCACCAGCACCACGTTCACCACGTTGCGGCCATGGGCTTCGAGGTAACTGGTTGCGGCATAGAAATCGGAAATCCGTCCATCCAGCGGCAGCGCCACCGTGGCAGCCAGCGCGACGAACACCACCAGCGCAAAACCGGCCGAGAGCAGGATATCGAGACGTTTCTCCCGTGGTCTGCGGGTCGAGGCGGCGCGCTCCGGCACCCGCAGCAGCAATGCCACCAGGATCAGCACCATCAGTACCTCGACCGAGAACTGGGTGAGCGCAACGTCTGGCGCGCCATTGAGCAAGAAGATAAGTGCCGATCCGAACCCGACAACGCCAACCGCGATCATTGCGCGTAGCAGCGATGGCGTACGTGTGGCGGCAAAGGCCCCCAGGCACATCAGCAGCAGCACGATGATCGAGGGCACATCGAAGCGTCCGCCCGTCATGGAGATGACTGGGCGAGTTCCGCTGGCCCACACGCCGTAGGCGATAATCAGCAGCACCGCGGCCACCACCGTGGACGTGTAACGATGCTGGTCACCGTTCTGCAGCAACCTCGTGCAGCGCTCAGCCAGGCGCAGCGTGCCGGCGAATGCTGCGTTGAAGCCGAAATCGCCGAGCACCCGCGCGAGCGCCTTTTTCAGCGACAGCGCGTAGTGGATGCGATGCCAGTAGGCGATCAGCCCGCCGGCGAAGGCGACCACGGTGGCACTCAAGGCCAGCATCGGGGTGAAGCCGTGCCAGAGCGAGAAGGACAAATCCACGGTATGCCCGACCAGTACGTCGTTGGCCGGTTGTATCAGCCCGCGCACGAGGAAGTCCGGCGCCAGACCGAACAGGAAACCCAGCCCTCCCAGTACCAGCGGTCCG
This region includes:
- a CDS encoding NADH-quinone oxidoreductase subunit K, coding for MHLLFAFAIAIVAGCSLYLILSRHIVRILLGVTMLSAAINLVIFLSGRIVSNAPAVIRAGETSLAADAANPLPQALVLTAIVIGFSLTAFFAALALQTYRSVGSVDTRDIDAAERLGSPFPATKDRL
- a CDS encoding MnhB domain-containing protein, producing MNSLIFAAFSRILFCLMLIVSVYVLYRGHNEPGGGFVGGLIAAAGFATLALARGVDVARATLRFEPMTVIGFGILAALLGGLPGLWLDDSFLAHQWAILGSVHIGTTLLFDIGVYLVVLGGILSLILRFYEGL